The following coding sequences are from one Nonlabens arenilitoris window:
- a CDS encoding efflux RND transporter periplasmic adaptor subunit, which yields MRKIILGILALLIIGGAIYASKVIIDSKTAPKPRVKKEVKIITTDTITNSTVSIIIPANGNLQAKRRVELYAEVTGVFKPTGILFKTGQEYRAGQSMIIIENSEFYAQVQSARSNLNNQITAIMPDLRLDYPSSYQQWQSYLDSWDMNALTPALPQPVDDKEKYFITGRNIYTTYFNIKNLESRLGKYRIRAPFNGVLTEAMVTEGTLIRSGQQLGEFIQTGTYELQVAISSEFAGFLKIGESVELKNISDAKIYTGKVSRINGKVDQASQTITTVIEVKDDNLKEGMYLTANLDAQKIENAIEINRSLLQNENQLFAVEDGKLVLKTIQPVHFSDKKVVVKGLENGTVIIAQSVPGAYEGMIVKTEQQAAREKEKQSTTDQSALK from the coding sequence ATGCGTAAAATTATATTAGGCATACTTGCTTTGCTCATTATAGGTGGAGCAATATATGCATCAAAAGTCATTATTGATAGTAAAACAGCGCCTAAGCCGAGAGTAAAAAAAGAGGTGAAAATTATCACTACTGATACGATTACAAATTCTACTGTATCTATAATTATACCGGCAAATGGAAATTTACAGGCAAAACGCCGTGTAGAGCTTTATGCAGAGGTTACAGGTGTCTTCAAACCTACTGGAATTCTATTTAAAACTGGTCAGGAATATCGCGCTGGACAAAGCATGATTATCATTGAGAATTCAGAATTCTATGCACAGGTGCAAAGTGCTCGTAGTAATCTTAACAATCAAATTACTGCAATAATGCCAGATTTGCGATTAGATTATCCATCATCATATCAACAATGGCAATCTTACCTAGACTCGTGGGATATGAATGCTTTAACACCAGCCTTGCCTCAACCTGTAGATGATAAAGAAAAGTATTTTATTACCGGTCGTAATATTTACACGACATATTTTAATATTAAAAATCTAGAAAGTAGATTAGGTAAATATAGAATACGTGCTCCTTTTAACGGTGTCCTTACTGAGGCAATGGTTACAGAAGGTACTTTAATAAGAAGCGGACAACAGCTAGGAGAATTTATTCAAACAGGCACTTATGAACTTCAGGTAGCTATCAGTTCTGAGTTTGCTGGTTTTTTAAAAATAGGAGAGTCTGTAGAACTTAAAAATATCTCTGACGCAAAAATATATACTGGTAAAGTCTCTCGTATTAATGGTAAAGTTGATCAAGCTTCTCAAACAATTACTACTGTAATAGAGGTTAAAGATGATAATCTTAAAGAAGGTATGTATTTAACAGCAAATCTAGATGCGCAGAAGATTGAAAATGCAATAGAGATTAATAGGAGTTTATTACAAAATGAAAATCAACTATTTGCAGTAGAAGATGGAAAGTTGGTTTTAAAAACGATTCAGCCAGTTCATTTTTCAGATAAAAAAGTGGTTGTAAAAGGTTTAGAAAATGGCACGGTGATCATTGCTCAATCAGTCCCTGGTGCTTATGAGGGAATGATTGTGAAAACAGAACAGCAAGCTGCTCGAGAAAAAGAGAAACAATCCACAACTGATCAATCAGCTCTTAAATAA